The following proteins come from a genomic window of Pectobacterium actinidiae:
- the pepQ gene encoding Xaa-Pro dipeptidase → MEKLASLYHHHLATLQTRAQAVLARHQLDALLIHSGELLTVFLDDHDYPFKVNPQFKAWVPVTQVPNCWLWVDGVNPPKLWFYSPVDYWHNVAPVPESFWTEEIEISVLRNADDIGQCLPSQRERVAYIGYAPQRAQELGIRADNINPQGVLDYLHYHRAYKTDYELACMREAQKTAVIGHCAAHEAFLSGMSEFDINLAYLTATGHRDIDVPYGNIIALNEHAAVLHYTQLDHQVPSDVRSFLIDAGAEYNGYAADLTRTYSAQSDGAFALLIKDLNQEMLSLIDTIQAGVRYTDYHIQMHQRIAKLLKSHQLVRDISEEAMVEQGLTSAFLPHGLGHPLGLQVHDVAGFMQDDRGTHLAAPSQHPYLRCTRVLEPGMVMTIEPGIYFIESLLAPWREGELSQHVDWQKIEALKPFGGIRIEDNIVIHEGRVENMTRDLNLA, encoded by the coding sequence ATGGAAAAGCTGGCTTCTTTATATCATCACCATCTGGCTACGCTGCAAACGCGTGCTCAGGCGGTTTTAGCGCGCCATCAGCTTGACGCATTACTGATTCACTCTGGTGAATTATTGACCGTTTTTCTGGACGATCACGACTACCCTTTCAAAGTTAACCCGCAATTTAAAGCCTGGGTGCCCGTCACGCAGGTGCCGAACTGCTGGTTATGGGTTGACGGTGTTAACCCGCCGAAGCTGTGGTTCTACTCACCTGTTGATTACTGGCATAACGTAGCGCCGGTTCCGGAGAGTTTCTGGACTGAAGAGATTGAGATTTCCGTGCTACGGAATGCCGATGATATCGGCCAATGTCTGCCATCGCAGCGTGAGCGTGTTGCCTATATCGGCTACGCCCCGCAGCGTGCGCAGGAGTTGGGCATTCGTGCGGATAATATTAACCCTCAGGGTGTGCTGGATTACCTGCACTATCATCGCGCTTACAAAACCGATTACGAGCTGGCCTGCATGCGTGAAGCACAGAAGACGGCCGTTATCGGTCATTGTGCCGCGCACGAAGCATTTCTGTCCGGCATGAGCGAGTTTGATATTAATCTGGCATATCTGACGGCAACTGGTCATCGTGATATTGATGTGCCTTATGGCAATATCATCGCGCTCAATGAACATGCCGCGGTGTTGCACTATACCCAGCTCGATCATCAGGTGCCTTCCGATGTCCGCAGCTTCCTGATTGATGCAGGGGCGGAATATAACGGCTATGCCGCCGATCTTACCCGTACCTATTCCGCACAGAGCGATGGCGCCTTTGCCCTGCTAATTAAAGATCTCAATCAGGAAATGCTTTCATTGATTGATACTATTCAGGCGGGAGTGCGTTATACCGATTACCATATTCAGATGCATCAGCGGATTGCGAAGCTGCTGAAATCGCATCAGCTGGTGCGGGATATCAGCGAAGAAGCTATGGTGGAGCAGGGGCTCACGTCGGCTTTCCTGCCGCACGGTCTTGGCCACCCGCTGGGTTTGCAGGTGCATGATGTCGCCGGATTTATGCAAGACGATCGCGGCACACATTTGGCGGCACCGTCGCAGCATCCTTACCTGCGTTGTACTCGCGTGCTTGAACCTGGCATGGTCATGACGATCGAACCGGGAATCTATTTCATCGAATCCTTGCTCGCGCCGTGGCGTGAGGGCGAATTGAGTCAGCATGTTGACTGGCAAAAAATCGAGGCGTTGAAGCCGTTTGGCGGTATCCGTATCGAAGATAATATTGTCATTCATGAAGGGCGCGTGGAGAACATGACGCGCGACCTGAATCTGGCCTGA
- the fadB gene encoding fatty acid oxidation complex subunit alpha FadB: MLYQGESLYLNWLEDGIVELVFSAPGSVNKLDTRTVASLGKALDVLAEQPNLKGLLLRSDKPAFIVGADITEFLSLFAAPAEKLHEWLVFANRIFSRLEDLPVPTLSAINSYALGGGCECVLATDFRLATTDARIGLPETKLGIMPGFGGTVRLPRLLGADSALEIIGAGKDISAADALKVGLVQAVVTNEKLIPAAIKMLKQAIDGSLDWQAYRRPKLDPLKLNKIEAMMSFTTAKAMVLQTAGKHYPAPMLAVKTIEAAATMTRDDALQLETQHFVQLARSNEARALVGIFLNDQYVKGKAKKLIGETSVPQHAAVLGAGIMGGGIAYQSAFKGVPIRMKDINEKPLALGMNEAAKLLNKQMERGKLDGMKMATILASIQPTLDYSGFERTDIVVEAVVENPKIKASVLAETESHVSENTILASNTSTIPIATLAASLKRPQNFCGMHFFNPVHRMPLVEIIRGSKTSDGTIASVVAYASKMGKTPIVVNDCPGFFVNRVLFPYFAAFSLLLRDGADFRDIDNVMEKKFGWPMGPAYLLDVVGIDTAHHAQAVMAEGFPQRMAKDYRDAIDVLFEHQRFGQKNGHGFYRYQTDGKGKLRKEQDEAVETLLKDISQPKKAFSAEEIIARMMIPMINEVARCLEEGIVASPAEADMALVYGLGFPPFHGGACRYLDTLGSEHYVEMAQQLAHLGAIYQVPDGLQQKAKSNEGYYPSVAPHADVSYGQPA, from the coding sequence ATGCTTTATCAAGGTGAATCCCTCTACCTTAACTGGCTTGAGGACGGCATTGTCGAGCTGGTATTTTCTGCCCCTGGCTCCGTAAACAAGCTCGATACCCGCACCGTTGCCAGCCTGGGTAAAGCGCTGGACGTTCTGGCAGAACAACCGAACCTGAAGGGGTTGCTGCTACGTTCTGACAAACCGGCATTTATTGTTGGTGCCGATATCACGGAATTCCTTTCTCTTTTTGCCGCACCGGCCGAAAAGCTGCATGAATGGCTTGTCTTCGCCAACCGCATTTTTAGTCGCCTTGAGGATTTACCTGTTCCCACGCTGTCCGCGATTAATAGCTATGCGTTAGGCGGCGGGTGTGAATGCGTACTGGCAACCGACTTTCGTTTAGCAACGACGGATGCACGCATCGGTCTGCCTGAAACCAAACTGGGGATCATGCCGGGCTTTGGCGGCACCGTTAGGCTACCACGCCTGCTGGGCGCAGACAGCGCGCTGGAGATCATCGGCGCAGGTAAAGATATCAGCGCAGCCGATGCCTTAAAAGTGGGACTGGTACAGGCCGTTGTCACCAATGAAAAGCTGATTCCCGCCGCCATCAAGATGTTGAAACAGGCGATTGACGGTTCACTGGACTGGCAGGCTTACCGACGTCCGAAGCTTGACCCGCTGAAGCTCAATAAGATTGAAGCCATGATGAGCTTTACCACCGCCAAAGCGATGGTGCTGCAAACCGCTGGCAAGCACTATCCCGCACCGATGCTAGCGGTAAAAACCATCGAAGCCGCCGCGACCATGACGCGCGATGACGCATTGCAACTCGAAACACAGCATTTTGTTCAACTGGCACGCTCAAATGAAGCTCGCGCACTCGTCGGTATTTTCCTAAACGATCAATATGTTAAAGGAAAAGCGAAGAAACTGATTGGCGAGACATCCGTGCCGCAGCACGCCGCCGTGTTAGGTGCGGGCATTATGGGTGGTGGCATTGCCTATCAATCCGCGTTCAAAGGCGTGCCGATTCGGATGAAAGATATCAACGAGAAACCGCTCGCGCTGGGGATGAATGAGGCAGCCAAGCTACTGAATAAGCAGATGGAGCGTGGCAAGCTGGATGGAATGAAAATGGCGACGATTCTGGCGAGCATTCAGCCAACGCTGGATTATTCCGGGTTCGAGCGTACCGACATCGTGGTTGAGGCCGTAGTGGAGAATCCGAAAATCAAAGCCAGCGTACTCGCGGAAACGGAATCGCACGTGAGTGAGAATACGATTCTGGCTTCGAATACCTCGACCATCCCGATTGCTACGCTGGCGGCATCGTTAAAACGACCGCAAAATTTCTGCGGGATGCACTTCTTCAACCCGGTACACCGCATGCCGCTGGTCGAAATTATTCGCGGTTCCAAAACCAGCGACGGCACCATCGCCAGCGTGGTGGCTTACGCCAGCAAGATGGGAAAAACACCGATAGTCGTGAACGACTGCCCCGGATTCTTCGTGAACCGGGTGCTATTCCCCTACTTTGCAGCGTTCAGCCTACTGCTCAGGGACGGTGCCGATTTCCGCGATATCGATAACGTCATGGAGAAAAAATTCGGTTGGCCGATGGGGCCGGCCTATCTGCTGGACGTTGTCGGTATTGATACCGCTCACCATGCTCAGGCCGTGATGGCTGAGGGCTTCCCACAGCGCATGGCGAAAGATTATCGCGATGCGATTGATGTGCTGTTTGAACACCAGCGCTTCGGACAGAAGAATGGTCACGGCTTCTACCGTTATCAAACCGATGGCAAGGGGAAGTTGCGTAAAGAACAGGATGAGGCTGTCGAAACACTGCTTAAGGACATCAGCCAGCCGAAAAAAGCGTTCAGTGCAGAAGAGATTATCGCTCGCATGATGATCCCGATGATTAATGAAGTCGCGCGCTGTCTGGAAGAAGGTATTGTCGCTAGCCCCGCCGAAGCGGACATGGCGCTGGTATACGGGTTAGGTTTCCCTCCCTTCCACGGCGGAGCTTGCCGCTATCTGGATACACTAGGCAGCGAACACTACGTCGAGATGGCGCAACAATTGGCGCACCTCGGTGCAATCTATCAGGTGCCTGACGGCTTGCAGCAAAAAGCCAAAAGTAATGAAGGCTATTACCCATCGGTCGCGCCACACGCGGACGTTTCTTACGGCCAACCGGCATGA
- a CDS encoding IMPACT family protein encodes MQVYPVPAAPVSFSEEIKKSRFTTILAATPGIDAAKAFIQHVREEHTSAGHHCWAFVAGAPNDSQQLGFSDDGEPSGTAGKPMLSQLMGSGIGEITAVVVRYYGGIPLGTGGLVKAYGGGVQQALKLLSLQEKVLQKEYGLHCDYALLPQVESLIFQLGGKVLHSEYGVEVVLRFSIPVRVTEEAATKLRDLSRGALHLLPIP; translated from the coding sequence ATGCAAGTTTATCCCGTTCCTGCTGCACCCGTGAGCTTCAGCGAGGAAATCAAGAAAAGCCGCTTTACGACGATCCTGGCGGCAACGCCGGGAATCGACGCGGCCAAAGCGTTTATCCAGCACGTCAGGGAAGAACATACCTCGGCGGGGCATCACTGCTGGGCGTTTGTTGCAGGTGCGCCCAACGATTCCCAGCAGCTTGGTTTTTCTGACGATGGCGAGCCATCCGGCACGGCGGGCAAACCGATGCTGTCGCAGCTGATGGGAAGCGGTATCGGTGAGATTACGGCTGTGGTGGTACGTTACTATGGCGGAATCCCGCTGGGTACGGGTGGGCTGGTGAAGGCTTATGGCGGTGGGGTCCAGCAAGCGCTGAAGCTGTTATCGCTGCAAGAGAAAGTATTGCAAAAAGAGTATGGCTTACACTGTGACTATGCACTGTTGCCTCAGGTGGAATCACTGATCTTCCAGCTTGGCGGGAAAGTGCTGCATAGTGAGTATGGCGTGGAAGTTGTATTGCGGTTCTCTATCCCCGTTAGGGTAACCGAGGAAGCGGCAACAAAATTGCGTGATTTAAGTCGCGGTGCGTTGCATTTATTGCCGATTCCATAA
- the fadA gene encoding acetyl-CoA C-acyltransferase FadA yields MEKVVIVDAVRTPMGRSKGGAFRQVRAEDLSAHLMRSLLTRNAALDAREIDDIYWGCVQQTLEQGFNVARNAALLAEIPMNVPATTVNRLCGSSMQALHDAARAIMVGDANVCLIGGVEHMGHVPMNHGVDFHPGLSRTIAKAAGMMGLTAEMLGRMHNISREMQDQFAARSHQHAHRATQSGAFRREIIPTAGHDADGALQRFDYDEVIRPDTTVDSLAALKPAFDPVNGTVTAASSSALSDGAAAMLIMSESRAASLGLSVRARIRAMAVVGCDPSIMGYGPVPATKLALKRAGLSLTDIGIFELNEAFAAQTLPCIKDLGLLEQLDEKVNLNGGAIALGHPLGCSGARISTTLINLMESRDAQFGVATMCIGLGQGIATVFERV; encoded by the coding sequence ATGGAAAAGGTAGTGATTGTTGATGCCGTACGCACGCCGATGGGGCGCTCCAAAGGCGGAGCCTTCCGTCAGGTGAGAGCCGAAGACCTGTCCGCACACCTGATGCGTAGCCTGTTGACCCGTAACGCAGCGCTGGATGCCCGTGAGATCGACGATATCTATTGGGGATGTGTGCAACAGACGCTGGAGCAAGGCTTCAACGTCGCCCGTAATGCTGCTTTGCTGGCAGAAATTCCGATGAATGTCCCCGCCACCACGGTTAACCGGCTGTGCGGCTCCTCCATGCAGGCGCTCCACGATGCGGCCCGTGCCATTATGGTTGGCGACGCGAATGTCTGCTTAATTGGCGGCGTCGAGCATATGGGACATGTGCCGATGAATCATGGCGTCGATTTTCATCCGGGGCTGAGCCGCACCATAGCTAAAGCGGCGGGTATGATGGGGCTCACGGCCGAGATGCTGGGGCGTATGCACAATATTAGCCGTGAGATGCAGGATCAGTTCGCCGCACGTTCGCACCAGCACGCCCACCGCGCCACCCAGTCAGGAGCGTTTCGTCGTGAAATCATCCCCACGGCGGGCCATGATGCAGACGGCGCACTGCAACGCTTCGATTATGATGAGGTCATTCGCCCAGACACCACCGTCGATAGCCTTGCCGCACTCAAACCGGCATTCGATCCGGTTAACGGTACGGTGACAGCCGCGTCATCCTCGGCGCTGTCCGATGGCGCAGCAGCCATGTTGATCATGAGTGAATCCCGCGCGGCATCGTTAGGCTTATCCGTACGGGCTCGTATCCGGGCGATGGCCGTGGTTGGCTGCGATCCTTCGATTATGGGTTACGGCCCCGTCCCAGCGACCAAACTGGCGTTGAAACGGGCAGGACTAAGTCTGACCGATATCGGCATCTTTGAGCTCAATGAAGCATTCGCCGCCCAGACGCTACCCTGTATTAAAGATCTGGGGCTTCTGGAACAGTTGGATGAAAAGGTCAATCTTAATGGCGGCGCGATTGCGCTGGGTCATCCGCTCGGCTGCTCAGGCGCACGCATCTCTACCACGTTGATTAATCTGATGGAAAGTCGCGATGCTCAGTTTGGCGTGGCGACGATGTGCATCGGGCTGGGACAGGGTATTGCGACCGTATTTGAGCGCGTCTAA